Proteins from a single region of Lujinxingia litoralis:
- a CDS encoding ABC transporter ATP-binding protein, translating to MSDAPTLLEVRNLTKHFPIKKGLFNRQVGAVKAVDGISFEVRANETVGLVGESGCGKTTAGRSLLRLLEPTSGEVLFKGQDILKLSATEMRSIRRNLQIIFQDPFSSLNPRMTIESIIGEAITVHGVARGDKVREMVEGLLERVGLQPSYITRYPHEFSGGQRQRVGIARALALNPDFIVCDEAVSALDVSVQAQVINLLMDLQQEYNLSYLFIAHDLSVVQHISDRIAVMYLGQIAEFADCDELYDNPLHPYTQALLSAIPQPNPRRRAQRIILKGDVPSPMNPPAGCRFHTRCPACFAPCKTVEPRTVEPVPGHKVRCHLYDPEFAPNDPDIWARLPQQPKVKDNATLSPEAKEAPVAEEAPSPTPDGTDGVASTESQPLKSAGEAGAPTPAETPAPEAQPSAES from the coding sequence ATGAGCGACGCTCCTACTCTGCTTGAAGTCCGTAACCTGACCAAGCACTTCCCGATCAAGAAGGGCCTCTTTAACCGCCAGGTCGGCGCGGTAAAGGCCGTTGACGGCATCTCTTTTGAAGTCCGCGCCAACGAGACCGTCGGTCTGGTCGGCGAGTCGGGCTGCGGCAAGACGACCGCCGGGCGCTCCCTCTTGCGCCTGCTTGAACCGACCTCTGGAGAGGTACTCTTCAAAGGCCAGGACATCCTGAAGTTGAGCGCGACCGAGATGCGCAGCATCCGGCGCAATCTGCAGATCATTTTTCAGGACCCCTTCTCCAGCCTCAACCCCCGCATGACCATTGAGAGTATCATCGGTGAAGCCATCACGGTTCACGGTGTGGCCCGTGGCGACAAAGTGCGGGAGATGGTCGAAGGCTTGCTGGAGCGGGTGGGACTGCAGCCGTCCTACATCACGCGCTACCCTCACGAGTTCAGCGGCGGCCAGCGGCAGCGTGTGGGCATTGCGCGGGCGCTGGCACTGAACCCCGACTTCATCGTCTGCGATGAAGCGGTGAGCGCGCTTGATGTGTCGGTGCAGGCTCAGGTCATCAACCTGCTGATGGATCTGCAGCAGGAGTACAACCTGAGCTACCTCTTCATCGCGCACGACCTCTCGGTGGTTCAACACATCTCCGATCGCATCGCGGTGATGTACCTGGGGCAAATCGCTGAGTTTGCCGACTGCGACGAACTCTACGACAACCCGCTCCACCCCTACACCCAGGCCCTGCTCTCGGCGATTCCCCAGCCGAATCCGCGGCGCAGGGCCCAGCGCATCATCCTCAAGGGTGATGTCCCCAGTCCCATGAACCCTCCGGCGGGCTGCCGCTTTCATACCCGCTGCCCGGCCTGTTTTGCGCCCTGCAAGACGGTGGAGCCGCGTACCGTGGAGCCGGTCCCCGGACATAAGGTTCGCTGCCACCTCTACGATCCGGAATTTGCCCCGAACGACCCGGACATCTGGGCCCGTTTGCCCCAACAGCCCAAGGTTAAAGACAACGCCACTTTGAGCCCGGAAGCCAAAGAGGCGCCGGTTGCCGAAGAGGCCCCCTCCCCCACTCCGGACGGGACCGATGGCGTTGCAAGCACCGAGTCCCAGCCCCTGAAGAGCGCCGGCGAAGCCGGTGCGCCCACGCCTGCCGAAACGCCGGCCCCCGAGGCTCAGCCGAGCGCGGAGAGCTGA